One stretch of Halapricum desulfuricans DNA includes these proteins:
- a CDS encoding ATP-binding protein, with amino-acid sequence MSNAARDVIEFILTATIYTDNRDLEPDDLPPAYRAVFWSDGTIERPLVATVETAREATGVERPWDAISGLMFTDHDDFDGSLTVTEREMAEEWFLDRIGAEDVLDNPVLAAEYGDEFDVSHERAREHNRPVRADRVWIDSMLEEYFDDEDEEEMLDLVDVRAPEEVEMRLDDLVLTSDQEDEISKLVKAIEHRDYLAQIGLREIGKLLFVGPPGTGKTSVARALAHDLDLPFVEVKLSMITSQYLGETAKNVEKVFEVAKRLSPCILFMDEFDFVAKTRASDEHAAIKRAVNTLLKSIDEVSLIDDEVLLIGATNHPDQLDAAAWRRFDEIVNFPKPDRNMRADILRVVTREMEIVDFDPETLAEMTEGLTGSDLRLVLREAVLDALTEERTTLTQQDLEDAIANFEERDNLKNLDMIEGDHDALVAGGTPGDGHDHEH; translated from the coding sequence ATGAGCAACGCGGCACGTGACGTCATCGAGTTTATACTGACAGCGACGATCTACACCGACAACCGCGATCTGGAACCGGACGATCTGCCGCCGGCCTACCGGGCGGTCTTCTGGAGCGACGGGACCATCGAGCGCCCGCTCGTTGCGACCGTCGAGACCGCGCGCGAGGCGACCGGCGTCGAGCGCCCCTGGGACGCGATCTCGGGTCTGATGTTCACCGACCACGACGACTTCGACGGGTCGCTGACTGTCACCGAGCGGGAGATGGCCGAGGAGTGGTTCCTCGACCGGATCGGGGCCGAGGACGTCCTAGACAACCCCGTCCTCGCCGCCGAGTACGGCGACGAGTTCGACGTTTCCCACGAGCGTGCCCGGGAACACAACCGCCCGGTCAGGGCCGACCGCGTCTGGATCGATTCGATGCTCGAGGAGTACTTCGACGACGAGGACGAAGAGGAGATGCTCGATCTCGTCGACGTGCGAGCCCCCGAGGAGGTCGAGATGCGACTGGACGATCTGGTGCTCACGTCTGACCAGGAAGACGAGATCAGCAAGCTCGTCAAGGCGATCGAGCACCGCGATTACCTGGCACAGATCGGACTCCGGGAGATCGGGAAACTCCTCTTTGTCGGCCCGCCGGGGACCGGCAAGACCAGCGTCGCGCGAGCGCTCGCACACGATCTGGACCTCCCCTTCGTCGAGGTGAAGCTCTCGATGATCACCTCCCAGTACCTCGGAGAGACCGCCAAGAACGTCGAGAAGGTCTTCGAGGTCGCAAAGCGCCTGTCGCCGTGCATCCTCTTCATGGACGAGTTCGACTTCGTCGCCAAGACCCGCGCCAGCGACGAACACGCCGCGATCAAGCGCGCGGTCAACACCCTCCTGAAGTCGATCGACGAGGTGAGCCTGATCGACGACGAGGTCCTGCTGATCGGCGCGACGAACCACCCCGACCAGCTCGACGCCGCGGCGTGGCGGCGCTTCGACGAGATCGTCAACTTCCCCAAGCCCGACCGGAACATGCGCGCGGACATCCTCCGGGTCGTCACCCGCGAGATGGAGATCGTCGACTTCGACCCCGAGACGCTCGCAGAGATGACCGAAGGGCTGACCGGAAGCGACCTCCGGCTCGTGTTGCGCGAGGCGGTGCTCGACGCCCTGACCGAGGAGCGGACGACGCTTACCCAGCAGGATCTGGAGGACGCGATCGCCAACTTCGAGGAGCGGGACAACCTGAAGAACCTCGATATGATCGAAGGCGACCACGACGCGCTCGTCGCTGGCGGCACGCCCGGTGACGGGCACGACCACGAACATTGA
- a CDS encoding DUF7343 domain-containing protein — translation MDQQTSDGIVAVAVATVLVGGGVLTWQAIQRQQTSHGMMGSMMDGSSAMGGTDPIVYAVGTLLAVALLVGFYAIVRGEAGRASDTAVSGTRTDVPGGPTAGTDGTSAVESSPAGTAEGTTRESGDKSDPTETAQRAGAEQPPQSPEETSTTATDGDEQSVPQVLELLPDDERRVLEPVVESPGITQIALRDRSNFSKSKVSQTVSELEKRGLLYREKQGRTYRIYPDDDLAERLER, via the coding sequence ATGGATCAGCAGACATCGGACGGGATCGTCGCAGTCGCAGTCGCGACAGTGCTCGTCGGCGGTGGCGTGCTCACCTGGCAGGCGATCCAGCGACAGCAGACGAGCCACGGGATGATGGGCTCGATGATGGACGGATCGTCCGCGATGGGCGGCACCGATCCAATCGTCTACGCTGTCGGGACACTCCTTGCGGTTGCGCTGTTGGTCGGGTTCTACGCGATCGTGCGCGGTGAGGCCGGCCGAGCGAGCGACACTGCCGTCTCTGGAACGCGGACGGACGTGCCTGGAGGACCGACCGCCGGGACTGACGGGACTTCGGCGGTCGAGAGCAGTCCTGCGGGCACAGCTGAAGGGACGACGCGAGAGTCCGGGGACAAGAGCGACCCGACCGAGACGGCACAGCGCGCGGGCGCGGAGCAGCCGCCCCAGTCCCCCGAAGAAACGTCGACGACTGCGACTGACGGGGACGAACAGTCGGTCCCTCAGGTGCTGGAGCTGTTGCCCGACGACGAGCGACGGGTCCTCGAACCGGTTGTCGAGTCGCCGGGGATCACCCAGATCGCGCTCCGGGACCGATCGAATTTCTCGAAGAGCAAGGTGAGTCAGACGGTCTCGGAACTGGAAAAGCGCGGCCTGCTCTACCGTGAGAAACAGGGCCGGACCTACCGGATCTACCCGGACGACGATCTCGCGGAGCGGCTCGAACGCTGA
- a CDS encoding thioredoxin family protein, with protein MTITLMDFMADWCGPCKTQEPILEDLEEDYPDVEFERIDVDERQDVANEYQVRSLPTLIVENDDGVVERFIGVTQAEDIEDALEKAGA; from the coding sequence ATGACGATCACGCTCATGGACTTCATGGCTGACTGGTGTGGGCCCTGCAAGACTCAGGAGCCGATTCTCGAGGATCTAGAGGAAGACTACCCCGACGTCGAGTTCGAGCGTATCGACGTTGACGAGCGACAGGACGTCGCCAACGAGTATCAGGTCCGCTCGCTGCCGACGCTCATCGTCGAAAACGACGACGGCGTCGTCGAACGCTTCATCGGTGTCACGCAGGCCGAGGACATCGAAGACGCGCTCGAAAAAGCAGGCGCGTAG
- a CDS encoding DUF7544 domain-containing protein: MALYATERIDDAVSLTRSLLFPFDAGLWARLAVVVFVLGFGSGGNVTSLGSNTPSASSSAGSATPATDVTVDPGSVSIASEVVAVLVAIAVVLAVLWLVLAWLGASLEFVFVEGLSRRSIAIRQGLGRHWGRGLRLFGFRLAVLAVSLALLGTATLALFWGPITTALGGGSVAVSETRIFVGVATLLFVGAVVGLPAIAVHWLTTQLVVPVMLARDSGVLTAWRALLGAIRTQWKQFGAYLLVAIGLRIATSIAAGIVLAIVGVVLAIPFLIVGLLLGLGAITSGTITAPLAVGIALLAVAFVLVLALVSAVVHVPIESFHRYFALLIVGDFESDFDVLGEIRPPLTDDIEP, encoded by the coding sequence ATGGCACTGTACGCAACCGAGCGGATCGACGACGCGGTGTCGCTGACACGGTCGCTCCTGTTCCCGTTCGACGCGGGGCTGTGGGCGCGGCTAGCCGTCGTCGTCTTCGTTCTCGGCTTCGGGTCCGGCGGAAACGTTACGAGCCTGGGATCGAATACCCCCTCAGCGAGTTCGTCGGCAGGCTCAGCGACACCGGCTACGGACGTGACCGTCGATCCCGGCTCGGTCTCGATCGCGAGCGAGGTCGTTGCCGTGCTGGTAGCGATAGCGGTCGTCCTCGCGGTTCTCTGGCTGGTGTTGGCCTGGCTCGGAGCGAGTCTGGAGTTCGTCTTCGTCGAGGGACTGTCGAGGCGATCGATCGCGATTCGGCAGGGTCTTGGCCGCCACTGGGGGCGTGGCCTCCGGCTGTTCGGCTTTCGACTCGCCGTACTCGCGGTCTCGCTCGCCCTGTTGGGCACGGCGACGCTGGCGCTGTTCTGGGGGCCGATCACGACCGCGCTCGGCGGCGGTTCAGTCGCGGTCAGCGAGACACGGATCTTCGTCGGGGTCGCGACGCTCCTGTTCGTGGGGGCGGTCGTGGGCCTGCCCGCCATCGCGGTCCACTGGCTGACGACACAGCTCGTCGTGCCGGTCATGCTGGCGCGTGACAGCGGCGTCCTGACAGCCTGGCGAGCACTCCTCGGAGCGATTCGAACTCAGTGGAAGCAGTTCGGCGCGTACCTGCTCGTGGCGATCGGACTCCGGATTGCGACGTCGATCGCCGCCGGGATCGTGCTGGCGATCGTCGGCGTCGTGCTGGCGATCCCGTTTCTGATCGTCGGCCTGCTGCTGGGCCTAGGTGCGATCACGAGCGGCACGATCACGGCTCCGCTCGCGGTCGGGATCGCCCTGCTTGCGGTCGCGTTCGTCCTCGTGCTCGCGCTGGTCAGCGCGGTCGTTCACGTCCCGATCGAATCGTTTCACCGATACTTCGCGCTCCTGATCGTCGGCGATTTCGAGAGCGATTTCGACGTGCTGGGCGAGATCCGCCCCCCGCTCACGGACGATATCGAACCGTAG
- a CDS encoding helix-turn-helix domain-containing protein, whose protein sequence is MSVVLELSLPNSELSFGAILDVVPEARLRLERVVPVGTGAFQYVWVNVPERAAFEEAMQRHAVAESFEFLERENDELLYRVDWKAESDPFLQCLEAVDAAVLQARGAGKRWRFHLRFDENRDVSRFQRHCSEHGVSMSVKRILSDSAGEHVDELLSPCQRRTVALALERGYFDVPRRTTLSELADELGISDQAVSARLRRATRRLGHQALSEELTSDTPDNTRL, encoded by the coding sequence ATGAGTGTCGTACTGGAACTGTCGCTCCCGAACTCGGAGCTATCTTTCGGGGCGATTCTGGACGTCGTTCCCGAGGCCCGACTTCGGCTCGAACGGGTCGTTCCGGTCGGAACAGGCGCGTTTCAGTACGTGTGGGTGAACGTCCCCGAGCGGGCGGCTTTTGAGGAAGCCATGCAACGACACGCCGTCGCCGAGTCGTTCGAGTTCCTGGAGCGAGAAAACGACGAACTCCTGTATCGGGTCGACTGGAAAGCCGAATCGGACCCGTTCCTGCAGTGTCTCGAAGCGGTCGATGCCGCCGTCTTGCAGGCGAGAGGCGCTGGAAAGCGCTGGCGTTTCCACCTCAGATTCGACGAGAACAGAGACGTCAGTCGCTTCCAGCGACACTGCTCCGAGCACGGTGTTTCGATGTCGGTCAAGCGGATTCTCAGTGATTCGGCCGGCGAGCACGTGGACGAGTTGCTCAGTCCCTGTCAGCGCCGGACAGTCGCGCTCGCGCTGGAGCGCGGGTACTTCGACGTGCCGCGGCGGACGACGTTGTCAGAGCTGGCAGACGAACTCGGTATTTCGGATCAGGCTGTCTCGGCACGGCTTCGGCGGGCGACCAGACGGCTCGGACATCAGGCACTCTCCGAGGAACTCACCTCAGACACGCCCGACAACACCCGTCTGTGA
- a CDS encoding MarR family transcriptional regulator: MGAPEEDAGVLESKRTATRYQILVEIAERQPAVSQQEIADEIGVTAQAVSDYLQELVEDGFVEKHGRGRYEVTKEGVDWLISQTASLQDFLDHVSEDVIGQVEIETAVAATDLREGQTVTLSMRDGLLHAEAGATGNATAVAVTDAAAGEDVGITNFEGVVEYDLGTVTIVSVPHVRNGGSRTLDSERVETEADDHDLVAAAGTEALVGVRAAGLEPDIRFGTPEAVQEAATKGLTVLLVATTTDLSRHTDRLRESGISYEVVDAGE; the protein is encoded by the coding sequence ATGGGCGCGCCCGAGGAAGACGCCGGGGTGCTGGAGAGCAAGCGCACAGCCACGCGGTATCAGATCCTCGTAGAGATCGCCGAGCGCCAGCCGGCGGTCAGCCAGCAGGAGATCGCCGACGAGATCGGCGTCACCGCGCAGGCGGTCAGCGACTACCTGCAGGAACTCGTCGAGGACGGGTTCGTCGAGAAACACGGCCGCGGGCGCTATGAGGTGACAAAGGAGGGCGTCGACTGGCTGATCTCACAGACGGCGTCGCTCCAGGACTTCCTCGATCACGTCTCCGAGGACGTCATCGGCCAGGTCGAGATCGAGACGGCCGTCGCCGCGACCGACCTGCGGGAAGGCCAGACGGTCACGCTGTCGATGCGGGACGGACTGTTGCACGCCGAGGCCGGCGCGACCGGCAACGCGACGGCGGTCGCGGTGACCGACGCGGCGGCCGGCGAGGACGTCGGTATCACGAACTTCGAGGGGGTCGTCGAGTACGACCTCGGGACGGTGACTATCGTCTCGGTCCCACACGTCCGCAACGGCGGCTCGCGGACACTCGATTCCGAGCGCGTCGAGACGGAAGCCGACGACCACGATCTGGTGGCCGCGGCGGGCACCGAGGCGCTGGTCGGCGTCCGCGCGGCCGGGCTCGAACCTGACATCCGGTTCGGGACGCCCGAGGCCGTTCAGGAGGCCGCGACCAAGGGGCTGACCGTATTGCTGGTCGCGACGACGACAGACCTGTCGCGTCACACCGATCGCCTGCGCGAGAGCGGCATCAGCTACGAGGTCGTCGACGCCGGCGAGTAG
- a CDS encoding sulfurtransferase encodes MTEHSVDALVTADWVEDHLEEFQADDPEYRLVEINNPTVTADSEYTPYEDGHIPGATFFHWEEDLSDPVARDILDKESFETLNGEAGITEDSTVVLYGGGRVPNWFALFGYWEYKYFGHEDVRVIDGGKTYWVENDYPLTTEVPEFTPREYTARGPFENIRAYKSDVEQAIDSGVPLVDVRSPEEFTGEVIAPEGLQETAQRGGHIPGARNVPTTSVLNDDGTFKSPDELRALYEEVGIGEDQSVITYCRVGERSSIEWYVLHELLGFDDVENYDGSWTEWGNTIRAPIETGESKQ; translated from the coding sequence ATGACAGAACACAGCGTCGACGCGCTCGTGACGGCGGACTGGGTCGAAGACCACCTCGAGGAGTTCCAGGCGGACGATCCGGAGTACCGGCTCGTCGAGATCAACAACCCGACGGTCACCGCGGACTCGGAGTACACGCCCTACGAGGACGGGCACATCCCGGGCGCGACCTTCTTCCACTGGGAAGAGGACCTCAGCGATCCGGTGGCGCGGGACATCCTGGACAAGGAGTCCTTCGAGACGCTGAACGGCGAGGCGGGGATCACCGAGGACTCGACAGTCGTCCTCTACGGCGGCGGGCGGGTCCCGAACTGGTTCGCGCTGTTCGGCTACTGGGAGTACAAGTACTTCGGCCACGAGGACGTCCGGGTCATCGACGGCGGGAAGACCTACTGGGTCGAGAACGACTATCCGCTGACGACGGAAGTCCCGGAGTTCACACCCCGGGAGTACACTGCTCGCGGCCCCTTCGAGAACATCCGGGCGTACAAGTCCGACGTCGAGCAGGCGATCGATTCCGGCGTACCACTGGTCGACGTCCGCTCGCCCGAGGAGTTCACCGGTGAAGTCATCGCCCCGGAAGGGCTGCAAGAGACCGCCCAGCGCGGCGGTCACATCCCCGGCGCGAGGAACGTCCCGACGACCTCGGTCCTGAACGACGACGGGACGTTCAAGAGCCCCGACGAGTTGCGGGCACTGTACGAGGAAGTCGGGATCGGGGAGGATCAGTCGGTCATCACCTACTGCCGGGTCGGCGAGCGCTCCTCGATCGAGTGGTACGTCCTCCACGAGCTGTTGGGCTTCGACGACGTCGAGAACTACGACGGCTCCTGGACGGAGTGGGGCAACACGATCCGGGCTCCGATCGAGACGGGCGAGAGCAAGCAGTAG
- a CDS encoding ABC transporter ATP-binding protein, translating into MTLEIRDLAFAYGDERVLDGVDLTARSGELLGLLGPNGSGKSTLLQTLNRILEPDAGTVRVAGDRVSELDRTALARRIGYVPQDEQGAFPATVFETVLQGRRPHGGWSPGSDDRAAVEETIERLGLAEFTTRNVADLSGGQRQKVRLGRALVGDPPVLLLDEPTSALDLKHQLDVMELVVEHIRQRDVTGVVAIHDLNLAARYCDRVALLSEGTVYDVGGPDVLTPETIRDVYGVEATVKDHRGRRLIITERPAGALPADSPVPAVSADDD; encoded by the coding sequence GTGACTCTCGAGATCCGGGACCTCGCGTTCGCGTACGGCGACGAGCGGGTCCTCGACGGCGTCGATCTGACCGCCCGTTCGGGGGAATTGCTCGGGTTGCTCGGTCCCAACGGCTCGGGGAAATCGACGCTGTTGCAGACGCTCAACCGGATTCTCGAACCCGATGCGGGGACCGTCCGGGTCGCGGGCGATCGCGTCTCGGAACTGGATCGCACGGCGCTCGCCCGCCGGATCGGCTACGTCCCGCAAGACGAGCAGGGCGCGTTCCCGGCGACGGTCTTCGAGACGGTCCTGCAAGGTCGGCGGCCCCACGGCGGCTGGTCGCCGGGTTCAGACGACCGCGCGGCCGTCGAAGAGACGATCGAGCGACTCGGACTCGCCGAGTTCACGACCCGGAACGTCGCCGATCTCAGCGGCGGCCAGCGACAGAAAGTCCGGCTCGGGCGCGCGCTCGTCGGCGACCCGCCGGTGTTGCTGCTGGACGAGCCGACCAGCGCGCTCGACCTGAAACACCAGCTCGACGTGATGGAACTGGTCGTCGAACACATCCGACAGCGTGACGTGACCGGCGTCGTCGCCATCCACGATCTGAACCTCGCGGCGCGGTACTGCGACCGGGTCGCGCTGCTTTCGGAGGGCACGGTCTACGACGTCGGCGGCCCGGACGTGCTGACTCCGGAGACGATCCGCGACGTCTACGGCGTCGAGGCTACCGTCAAAGACCATCGCGGTCGGCGACTGATTATTACCGAGCGTCCCGCAGGCGCGTTGCCCGCCGATTCACCGGTGCCGGCCGTGAGTGCTGACGACGACTGA
- a CDS encoding DEAD/DEAH box helicase: protein MSQQVAQVDTLFLHEQGENVRVAVQRDGQRVLDAILELKETSAGPRPARLRVKKGSSEEPTSPDQFVELARQATRIRISEQTSERGRARLKEMLDAYQLEAKVVRTCRYCASAGEYSPITSETAIEADEEYICPDCAIEELERELAYHGDVTGSARDRLEDLLLDVQDLDRITNLLAGDLDPELTKFDEISATVDEVDPVPTDSLSLHPGIQTKLEDRFDTLLPVQSLAVENGVTEGQDQLVVSATATGKTLIGEMAGIDRVLNGKGKLLFLVPLVALANQKYNDFREEYGDVVDVTLRVGSSRIGGDDNRFDPGADVIVGTYEGIDHALRTGKDLGTIGTVVIDEVHTLGEGERGHRLDGLISRLKYYCEVERTVAQRHDGRPGAHDAGDTQWIYLSATVGNTSELAETLGAQLIEFEERPVPIERHVTFADAYEKVDLEDKLVKRAFDTKSSKGYRGQTIVFTNSRRRCHEISRKLQYSSAPYHAGLDNKRRKRVEQQFADQELAAVVTTAALAAGVDFPASQVIFDSLAMGIEWLTVQEFHQMLGRAGRPDYHDKGTVYVLVEPDGSYHNSQEMTEDEVAFKLLKGEMESVMTRYDENAAVEETLANLVVAGGQAKRLNARMLGEIPTKHAIGKLLEYEFIDGLDPTDLGRAVCRHFLSPTEAFLILDQVRKGADPYEIVAELQLREEEL from the coding sequence GTGTCACAGCAGGTCGCCCAGGTGGACACGCTGTTCCTCCACGAGCAGGGTGAGAACGTCCGGGTCGCCGTCCAGCGCGACGGTCAGCGCGTGCTCGATGCGATTCTCGAACTCAAAGAGACCAGCGCCGGTCCGCGCCCGGCACGGCTGCGGGTCAAAAAGGGGTCGAGCGAGGAGCCGACCAGTCCCGACCAGTTCGTCGAACTCGCCCGCCAGGCGACCCGCATTCGCATCTCCGAGCAGACCTCCGAGCGCGGCCGCGCCCGTCTGAAGGAGATGCTCGACGCCTACCAACTGGAGGCGAAAGTCGTCCGCACCTGCCGGTACTGCGCCTCCGCCGGCGAGTATTCGCCGATCACGAGCGAGACGGCCATCGAGGCCGACGAGGAGTACATCTGCCCGGACTGTGCGATCGAAGAGCTGGAACGCGAACTCGCCTATCACGGCGACGTGACCGGCAGCGCTCGCGACCGGCTCGAGGACCTCCTGCTGGACGTGCAGGACCTCGATCGGATCACGAACCTGCTCGCGGGCGATCTGGATCCCGAACTCACGAAGTTCGACGAGATCTCCGCGACGGTCGACGAGGTCGATCCCGTCCCGACCGACTCGCTTTCTCTCCATCCCGGCATCCAGACCAAACTCGAGGACCGATTCGATACCTTGCTGCCGGTCCAGAGTCTCGCCGTCGAGAACGGCGTGACAGAGGGTCAAGATCAACTCGTCGTCTCGGCCACTGCGACCGGGAAGACGCTGATCGGCGAGATGGCCGGCATCGATCGCGTGCTCAACGGCAAGGGCAAGCTGCTGTTTCTCGTTCCGCTGGTCGCGCTCGCGAACCAGAAGTACAACGACTTCCGGGAGGAGTACGGCGACGTCGTCGACGTGACGTTGCGAGTCGGATCGAGCCGGATCGGCGGCGACGACAACCGGTTCGACCCCGGCGCTGACGTGATCGTCGGCACCTACGAGGGGATCGACCACGCGCTGCGGACTGGCAAGGACCTGGGGACGATCGGAACGGTCGTCATCGACGAGGTCCACACCCTCGGTGAGGGCGAGCGCGGCCACCGGCTTGACGGGTTGATCTCGCGGCTGAAGTACTACTGCGAGGTCGAGCGGACCGTCGCCCAGCGCCACGACGGCCGTCCGGGTGCCCACGACGCCGGGGACACCCAGTGGATCTACCTGTCGGCGACGGTCGGCAACACCTCCGAGCTGGCCGAGACGCTCGGTGCCCAGCTCATCGAGTTCGAGGAACGCCCGGTCCCGATCGAGCGCCACGTCACATTCGCCGACGCCTACGAGAAGGTCGATCTGGAGGACAAACTCGTCAAGCGCGCGTTCGACACCAAGTCCTCGAAGGGCTACCGAGGCCAGACGATCGTCTTCACCAATTCCCGGCGACGGTGTCACGAGATCTCCCGGAAACTGCAGTACTCCTCGGCACCGTATCACGCTGGGCTGGACAACAAGCGGCGCAAGCGCGTCGAGCAGCAGTTCGCCGACCAGGAGCTGGCGGCGGTCGTGACCACGGCCGCGCTCGCGGCGGGCGTGGACTTCCCGGCCTCGCAGGTCATCTTCGACTCGCTGGCGATGGGCATCGAGTGGCTGACCGTCCAGGAGTTCCACCAGATGCTCGGCCGCGCCGGCCGGCCGGATTACCACGACAAGGGGACGGTCTACGTCCTCGTCGAACCAGACGGCAGTTACCACAACAGCCAGGAGATGACCGAGGACGAGGTGGCGTTCAAACTGCTGAAAGGCGAGATGGAGTCGGTGATGACCCGCTACGACGAGAACGCGGCGGTCGAGGAGACGCTCGCCAACCTCGTGGTCGCGGGCGGCCAGGCCAAGCGACTCAACGCCCGGATGCTCGGCGAGATTCCGACCAAGCACGCGATCGGCAAACTGCTTGAGTACGAGTTCATCGACGGGCTCGACCCCACGGACCTGGGACGGGCGGTCTGTCGGCACTTCCTCTCGCCGACGGAAGCGTTCCTGATCCTCGATCAGGTCCGCAAGGGGGCCGACCCCTACGAGATCGTCGCGGAGTTACAGTTGCGCGAAGAAGAGCTATAA
- a CDS encoding NifB/NifX family molybdenum-iron cluster-binding protein, producing MRVCVPSLDDGRFDADVSPHFGRAPNYTVYDTEVGTLEVHGNDGRHHGGNRSPPEIIASAGADALVCGNLGRKAVERFESMEVDVYRGASGTVEDAVEQLQTGELEEAVPDGTNCSGEGHGHDHGDGHGHSHDHGEGHGHDHGKGR from the coding sequence ATGCGAGTCTGTGTGCCGAGTCTCGACGACGGACGGTTCGACGCTGACGTATCGCCACACTTCGGCCGCGCGCCGAACTACACGGTGTACGATACCGAAGTGGGAACGCTGGAAGTCCACGGCAACGACGGGCGACACCACGGCGGCAACCGTTCGCCGCCCGAGATCATCGCCTCGGCGGGCGCGGATGCGCTCGTCTGCGGGAACCTCGGACGAAAGGCCGTCGAGCGCTTCGAATCGATGGAAGTCGACGTCTACCGCGGTGCGTCCGGGACCGTGGAGGACGCGGTCGAACAGCTCCAGACCGGAGAACTGGAGGAAGCGGTCCCAGACGGGACCAACTGCAGCGGCGAGGGCCACGGTCACGATCACGGCGACGGCCACGGACATAGTCACGACCACGGCGAGGGCCACGGTCACGATCATGGAAAGGGCCGCTGA
- a CDS encoding pyridoxal-phosphate-dependent aminotransferase family protein, with protein MTEKREYTDDYPEKTLYLPGPTEVREDVIEAMAEPMFGHRMDRMTDLYTTIVEDTKEFLDTDQDVIVLTASGTEFWEATTLNLVDDRMLVPTSGAFSERQANVAERLGKTVDRIEYEWGTAVKPEDVREALEASDEGYDAVGMVMNETSTGVRNPVEEVGDLLGEYPDTYFVVDAISCLGGDYVVPEEHNIDALFTSSQKAFAMPPGLAITTVSEDAYERELETDSASWYGGFQRCLDYYDRKGQTHSTPAIPLMLAYRKQMKHMLEEGHKARDQRHREMAEYTREWAREHFGLYAEEGYRSQTVTAVENTQGIDVAATIEAVSEQYDLVFSNGYGSIGEETFRIGHMGEHTVESVRELTDAIEDVAGL; from the coding sequence GTGACGGAAAAACGAGAATATACGGACGATTACCCCGAGAAGACGCTGTATCTGCCCGGCCCGACCGAAGTGCGCGAGGACGTCATCGAGGCGATGGCCGAGCCGATGTTCGGTCACCGCATGGACCGGATGACCGATCTCTACACGACGATCGTCGAGGACACGAAGGAGTTCCTCGATACCGACCAGGACGTGATCGTGCTCACGGCCTCGGGCACGGAGTTCTGGGAGGCGACGACGCTGAATCTCGTCGACGACCGCATGCTCGTCCCGACGTCCGGGGCGTTCAGCGAGCGCCAGGCCAACGTCGCCGAACGGCTGGGCAAGACCGTCGATCGCATCGAGTACGAATGGGGAACGGCGGTCAAACCCGAAGACGTCCGTGAAGCCCTCGAAGCGAGCGACGAGGGCTACGACGCCGTCGGGATGGTGATGAACGAGACTTCGACCGGCGTGCGCAACCCCGTCGAGGAGGTCGGCGACCTGCTGGGCGAGTACCCCGACACGTACTTCGTCGTCGACGCGATCTCCTGTCTGGGCGGCGATTACGTCGTTCCGGAAGAACACAACATCGACGCGCTGTTCACCTCTTCTCAGAAAGCCTTCGCCATGCCGCCGGGGCTGGCGATCACGACCGTCAGCGAAGACGCCTACGAGCGCGAGCTCGAGACGGACTCGGCGTCGTGGTACGGCGGTTTCCAGCGGTGTCTGGACTACTACGATCGGAAGGGCCAGACCCATTCGACGCCCGCCATTCCGCTCATGCTGGCCTACCGCAAGCAGATGAAACACATGCTTGAAGAAGGGCACAAGGCTCGCGACCAGCGCCACCGAGAGATGGCCGAGTACACCCGCGAGTGGGCGCGCGAACACTTCGGCCTCTACGCCGAAGAGGGGTATCGCTCCCAGACGGTCACGGCCGTCGAGAACACGCAGGGCATCGACGTCGCCGCGACTATCGAGGCGGTCTCCGAGCAGTACGATCTGGTCTTCTCGAACGGCTACGGGTCGATCGGCGAAGAGACGTTCCGCATCGGTCACATGGGCGAACACACTGTCGAGAGTGTCAGGGAACTCACCGACGCTATCGAAGACGTCGCCGGACTGTAG